In the Sus scrofa isolate TJ Tabasco breed Duroc chromosome 6, Sscrofa11.1, whole genome shotgun sequence genome, one interval contains:
- the MC5R gene encoding melanocortin receptor 5 translates to MPFERWAHLPKRPVALECEARGRGNFAGCEWGHFSDVKNESLQSEGQRKAVRIPSLHAEATLFPDQDPGREHELFTNKPAAKTRRNEFLFHLHFLDLQLNATEGNVSGPSVGNTSSPCEDMGIEVEVFLTLGLISLLENILVIGAIARNKNLHVPMYFFVCSLAVADMLVSLSNSWETITIYLIANKHLVLSDTSVRHLDNVFDSMICISLVASMCSLLAVAVDRYVTIFYALRYQHLMTGRRCGAIIAGIWALCTGCGPVFIVYYESTYVVVCLVAMFLTMLLLMASLYAHMFLQARAHVRRIAALPGYRSARQRTSMKGAVTLAMLLGVFIVCWAPFFLHLILMISCPQNLYCSCFMSHFNMYLILIMCNSVIDPLIYAFRSQEMRKTFRELICLHGFLAACRFPSRY, encoded by the exons ATGCCCTTCGAACGTTGGGCCCACCTGCCCAAGCGGCCAGTGGCCTTGGAATGTGAAGCCAGGGGACGCGGGAACTTTGCAGGTTGTGAGTGGGGGCACTTTTCAGA TGTGAAGAACGAGAGCCTGCAGAGTGAAGGCCAGAGGAAGGCTGTGAGGATCCCAAGCCTCCATGCGGAGGCGACTCTATTTCCAGATCAGGATCCAGGCAGGGAACATGAGTTGTTTACCAA CAAACCTGCTGCCAAGACCAGGCGCAATGAATTCCTCTTCCACCTGCACTTCCTGGACCTCCAGCTGAACGCCACAGAGGGCAACGTCTCGGGGCCGAGCGTGGGGAACACGTCCTCTCCGTGCGAGGACATGGGCATCGAGGTGGAGGTGTTTCTGACCCTGGGCCTCATCAGCCTGCTGGAGAACATCTTGGTCATTGGGGCCATCGCGAGGAACAAGAACCTCCACGTGCCCATGTATTTCTTCGTGTGCAGCCTGGCAGTGGCCGACATGCTGGTGAGCTTGTCCAACTCCTGGGAGACCATCACCATCTACCTGATCGCCAACAAGCACCTGGTGCTGTCAGACACCTCCGTGCGGCACCTGGACAACGTGTTCGACTCCATGATCTGCATCTCCTTGGTGGCCTCCATGTGCAGCCTGCTGGCGGTCGCGGTGGACCGCTACGTGACCATCTTCTACGCACTGCGCTACCAGCACCTCATGACCGGGCGGCGCTGCGGCGCCATCATCGCCGGCATCTGGGCCCTGTGCACGGGCTGCGGCCCGGTCTTCATCGTGTACTACGAGTCCACGTACGTCGTGGTCTGCCTTGTCGCCATGTTCCTGACCATGCTGCTCCTCATGGCCTCCCTGTACGCGCACATGTTCCTCCAGGCTCGCGCTCACGTCCGACGCATCGCGGCGCTGCCCGGGTACCGCTCCGCTCGGCAGAGGACCAGCATGAAGGGCGCCGTGACCTTGGCCATGCTGCTGGGCGTCTTCATCGTGTGCTGGGCCCCCTTCTTCCTCCACCTCATCCTGATGATTTCTTGCCCTCAGAACCTCTACTGCTCTTGCTTTATGTCTCACTTCAACATGTACCTCATCCTCATTATGTGTAACTCCGTGATCGACCCTCTGATATACGCCTTCCGCAGCCAGGAGATGCGCAAGACCTTCAGGGAGCTCATCTGTCTCCACGGCTTCCTAGCAGCTTGTAGGTTCCCTAGCAGGTACTAG